Proteins encoded in a region of the Ruegeria sp. AD91A genome:
- a CDS encoding YggT family protein yields the protein MLSLIQILLLILDIVWFIILAHVIMSWLINFQVLNLHQQLVAQIWYGLNRILEPIYGPIRRILPNMGGLDLTPLVVLIGVYALRIILINNAVYFY from the coding sequence ATGCTGTCGCTGATCCAAATCCTGCTGCTGATCCTGGACATTGTCTGGTTCATCATCCTGGCCCATGTGATCATGAGCTGGCTGATCAACTTTCAGGTGCTTAACCTGCACCAACAGCTGGTTGCCCAAATCTGGTACGGACTGAACCGTATTCTAGAGCCTATTTATGGCCCGATCCGCCGTATCCTGCCCAATATGGGTGGGCTCGACCTGACACCTCTGGTCGTACTGATCGGTGTGTATGCCCTGCGGATCATCCTGATCAACAATGCGGTCTATTTCTACTGA
- a CDS encoding esterase-like activity of phytase family protein → MRRHLAIQVSTALFLASAALGVDVKTATHQGSFAWRHQADWFGGFSALHISDNGQQMMALSDRARLVTARIERLDGEITGLRILGHWPVLSSNGHIMSGGVGDSEGIAAALDGGFYISFEGVHRVAHYSAPGTKARVLPRPQAFQDLADNGSFEGLAIDGRGRLYTLPETNRTARGDIPVYRWNGQTWSTPFVLPQRGWFKPVAADFGPDGRFYVLERSLSVIGFRSRLRRWDLAGNVPNAEETLFETGAGAHDNLEGLSIWRDDNGHLRATMISDDNFLALQRTELVEYLLPD, encoded by the coding sequence ATGCGCCGCCATCTTGCAATCCAAGTAAGTACGGCACTGTTTCTGGCTTCGGCGGCCCTGGGAGTGGATGTAAAAACTGCCACACACCAAGGCAGTTTTGCATGGCGTCACCAGGCGGATTGGTTTGGCGGATTCTCGGCGCTGCACATTTCGGACAATGGGCAGCAGATGATGGCGCTGAGCGACCGGGCCAGGTTGGTGACCGCGCGCATTGAGCGACTTGATGGCGAGATCACCGGCCTGCGCATTCTGGGGCACTGGCCGGTTCTGTCCAGCAATGGGCACATCATGTCAGGCGGCGTTGGCGATTCCGAAGGGATTGCGGCGGCTCTGGACGGTGGGTTCTATATCTCATTCGAGGGGGTGCACCGCGTCGCCCATTACTCCGCACCGGGCACAAAGGCGCGTGTGTTACCGCGCCCGCAGGCATTTCAGGACCTCGCCGACAATGGATCCTTTGAAGGTCTGGCCATCGATGGGCGCGGGCGGCTGTATACGCTACCGGAAACAAACCGCACCGCTCGTGGAGATATTCCCGTCTATCGCTGGAATGGCCAAACCTGGTCGACCCCTTTTGTTCTGCCCCAGCGTGGTTGGTTCAAGCCGGTTGCCGCTGATTTCGGTCCTGATGGACGATTTTATGTGTTGGAGCGAAGCCTCTCGGTAATCGGGTTTCGCTCGCGCCTGCGGCGATGGGATCTGGCAGGTAACGTGCCGAACGCCGAGGAAACCCTGTTCGAAACCGGAGCAGGGGCCCATGACAACCTCGAAGGCTTGTCGATCTGGCGGGATGATAACGGGCATTTGCGGGCCACGATGATTTCGGACGACAACTTTCTGGCACTGCAACGAACCGAGTTGGTCGAGTATCTGCTGCCCGATTGA
- the mepA gene encoding penicillin-insensitive murein endopeptidase produces the protein MILLRYLAFLAIMALANTATAQPLAKQLFGAQKVSSQQKAAAFGSYSRGCAAGSVQLPETGPTWQAMRLSRNRNWGHPEAIDYVQNLSKFAARQPGWNGLYIGDISQPRGGPMTSGHRSHQLGLDIDIWMLPGNNMRLSRKARENISSISLRRSNGAYVNSNWTKQHHAVLREAAKDKRVARIFVFPGAKVQMCNDEKGNRAYLRKIRPWWGHHYHFHVRLKCPRGSKGCVNQDAPPKGDGCAEAQQWVRNILNPPPPDPNAPPPKKRREYVLADLPKQCAAILQSK, from the coding sequence ATGATTTTATTACGTTATTTGGCATTTTTGGCCATCATGGCGCTGGCGAATACGGCGACGGCGCAGCCCCTGGCAAAGCAGTTGTTCGGGGCGCAGAAGGTAAGCTCACAACAAAAAGCGGCTGCTTTCGGCAGTTATTCGCGTGGGTGCGCGGCCGGGTCGGTGCAATTGCCGGAAACCGGTCCGACGTGGCAGGCAATGCGTCTGTCGCGCAATCGAAACTGGGGACATCCCGAGGCAATCGATTACGTTCAGAACCTCAGCAAGTTTGCGGCACGGCAACCGGGTTGGAATGGTCTCTATATTGGGGATATCAGCCAGCCGCGGGGTGGCCCAATGACCTCGGGACACCGCTCTCATCAGCTGGGGCTGGATATCGATATCTGGATGCTTCCGGGCAATAACATGCGCCTGTCGCGCAAGGCGCGCGAGAACATCTCATCTATATCGCTGCGACGCTCGAACGGCGCCTACGTCAACAGCAACTGGACCAAACAGCACCATGCGGTGTTGCGCGAAGCCGCCAAGGACAAACGCGTGGCGCGTATCTTCGTGTTCCCTGGGGCGAAGGTTCAGATGTGCAACGATGAAAAAGGCAATCGTGCTTACCTGCGCAAGATAAGGCCCTGGTGGGGGCATCACTACCATTTTCACGTGCGCCTGAAATGCCCTAGAGGATCAAAGGGATGCGTCAACCAGGATGCACCACCCAAGGGCGATGGCTGTGCCGAGGCGCAACAATGGGTGCGTAACATCTTGAACCCGCCGCCGCCCGACCCGAACGCGCCGCCGCCCAAGAAACGCCGGGAATATGTTCTGGCCGATTTGCCAAAACAATGCGCCGCCATCTTGCAATCCAAGTAA
- a CDS encoding MFS transporter, giving the protein MAEISKRRRIWGWWFFDWASQPYHTLLVTFVFGPYFAGVAAGYFTNEGLDAQEAAARAQTVWANCLTITGLIIAFGAPLLGAMADVSGRRIPWIFVFSVMYAVGSAALWYTLPDGSNMWLMLSAFGLGFVGAEYALIFINSQLPDLGDDSEVGEISGSGFAFGYFGGLISLAIMLALFVEQANGKTLIGLDPIFGLDASQQQGTRFVGPFTAGWFVLFMVPYFLWVREDVPTDKSGTVREALRLLAKSVSNLRHRVSLASYLGSSMFYRDALNGLYSFGGVYARLVLEWDLIKIGVFGIVSVLAAAAFSWIGGKLDKKLGPKPVILAAIWVLIFVCVTIVMMDRTQIYGIALPEGSNLPDMVFFGCGVLIGGMGGILQSASRSMMVRHTDPEAPVESFGLYGLSGRATAFAAPLLIGIATTVTGSARLGVSPIVLLFILGLFLMRWVRPEGDQSG; this is encoded by the coding sequence ATGGCAGAAATATCCAAGCGCAGGCGCATCTGGGGCTGGTGGTTCTTTGACTGGGCCAGTCAGCCCTACCATACTTTGTTGGTTACGTTCGTTTTTGGCCCGTACTTCGCGGGCGTTGCGGCCGGGTATTTCACCAATGAAGGGCTGGATGCGCAGGAGGCCGCTGCGCGAGCTCAGACGGTCTGGGCGAACTGCCTGACTATTACCGGGTTGATCATCGCGTTTGGCGCGCCGTTGCTGGGGGCGATGGCAGATGTCTCTGGTCGGCGAATCCCTTGGATCTTTGTCTTTTCGGTGATGTATGCCGTTGGTTCCGCTGCGCTTTGGTACACTCTGCCCGACGGCTCGAACATGTGGTTGATGCTGTCGGCCTTTGGTCTGGGCTTTGTCGGCGCGGAATACGCGCTGATCTTCATCAACTCACAGCTGCCCGATCTGGGAGATGACAGTGAAGTAGGTGAGATTTCGGGCTCGGGCTTTGCCTTTGGCTATTTTGGCGGCCTTATTTCGCTGGCGATCATGCTGGCTTTGTTTGTGGAACAGGCCAACGGCAAGACGTTGATAGGTTTGGACCCCATATTCGGTCTGGACGCGTCGCAACAACAGGGAACCCGCTTTGTTGGACCATTCACTGCCGGTTGGTTCGTCCTTTTCATGGTGCCGTACTTCCTTTGGGTTCGTGAGGACGTGCCGACGGACAAGTCAGGCACCGTTCGTGAAGCACTGCGATTGCTGGCGAAATCGGTATCTAACCTGCGCCATCGCGTCAGTTTGGCCAGTTACCTCGGCTCGTCCATGTTCTATCGCGATGCGCTGAACGGATTGTACAGTTTCGGGGGTGTCTATGCCCGGCTGGTTCTGGAGTGGGACCTGATCAAAATCGGTGTTTTCGGAATTGTCAGCGTGTTGGCGGCTGCCGCGTTTTCATGGATCGGGGGAAAGCTGGACAAAAAGCTCGGCCCCAAACCAGTGATTTTGGCGGCAATCTGGGTGCTGATCTTCGTCTGCGTGACAATCGTGATGATGGACCGGACGCAGATTTACGGTATCGCACTACCCGAAGGCTCGAACCTGCCGGATATGGTGTTCTTTGGTTGCGGTGTTCTGATCGGAGGCATGGGCGGTATTCTGCAATCGGCCAGCCGCTCGATGATGGTGCGGCACACCGACCCCGAAGCCCCGGTGGAGAGCTTTGGACTTTATGGTCTGTCGGGCCGCGCGACCGCTTTTGCCGCGCCTTTGCTGATCGGGATTGCAACAACTGTGACCGGAAGTGCGCGGCTGGGGGTGTCACCCATCGTACTGTTGTTTATTCTGGGCCTATTCCTGATGCGTTGGGTGAGACCTGAAGGGGATCAGAGCGGATGA